In Zingiber officinale cultivar Zhangliang chromosome 1A, Zo_v1.1, whole genome shotgun sequence, a genomic segment contains:
- the LOC122006186 gene encoding auxin-responsive protein IAA27-like isoform X1 — MKSNIQFESHHPLTPPPPPPPPPPTPQQQQDEVLKFEVLLASQADHSTNYSLELSLGIPSTSSTTTTSSRATRKAWTVDPLPETRLHNGFTHPWSLAARQQKAVLEQSAPHKHNQYSSTPPSSSSSSLFLPRVDASSLIPVVIGWPPVHAHRKNNLDRTLSSLKVVHETKEDRNNVKRSKIKMDRVNDRVRSMFVKVKMEGYGIGRKVDLKAHDGYRSLSHALRKLFHNFLPVNYLEKSDEQSEEAFNDDFILLYQDIEGDQMLVGDIPWESFITSVEKLFIVQNPKKASCS; from the exons ATGAAGTCCAATATCCAATTTGAATCGCATCATCCTctcacaccaccaccaccaccaccaccaccaccacccacaCCACAACAACAACAAGATGAAGTCCTCAAATTTGAGGTACTTCTCGCTTCTCAGGCTGATCACTCGACAAACTACAGCCTTGAGCTCAGTCTCGGCATCCCTAGCACTTCAAGCACAACCACAACCAGCAGCAGAGCTACCCGCAAAGCATGGACGGTCGACCCTTTGCCTGAAACACGACTCCATAATGGATTCACCCACCCATGGAGCCTCGCCGCTCGCCAACAGAAGGCAGTTTTGGAGCAATCAGCCCCCCATAAGCACAACCAGTACTCTTCTACTCcaccttcttcctcttcctcttccttgttCTTGCCCAG GGTCGATGCTTCATCATTGATTCCGGTGGTTATCGGTTGGCCACCGGTGCATGCCCATCGAAAGAACAACTTAGACAGAACTCTAAGCTCGTTGAAGGTTGTTCACGAGACGAAAGAAGACAGAAATAATGTAAAAAGATCGAAGATCAAGATGGATCGAGTGAACGATCGAGTTCGATCAATGTTTGTAAAAGTGAAGATGGAAGGGTATGGCATTGGTCGAAAGGTCGACCTTAAAGCTCACGATGGCTACCGATCGCTCTCGCATGCCCTAAGAAAATTGTTTCATAACTTCCTCCCTG TTAATTATTTAGAGAAGTCAGATGAGCAAAGCGAGGAGGCTTTCAACGACGACTTCATTCTCCTCTACCAAGATATCGAAGGGGATCAGATGCTTGTTGGCGATATCCCTTGGGA GTCGTTTATCACTTCGGTGGAAAAGCTTTTCATAGTTCAAAATCCAAAAAAGGCTAGCTGTTCCTGA
- the LOC122006186 gene encoding auxin-responsive protein IAA25-like isoform X2, translating into MKSNIQFESHHPLTPPPPPPPPPPTPQQQQDEVLKFEVLLASQADHSTNYSLELSLGIPSTSSTTTTSSRATRKAWTVDPLPETRLHNGFTHPWSLAARQQKAVLEQSAPHKHNQVDASSLIPVVIGWPPVHAHRKNNLDRTLSSLKVVHETKEDRNNVKRSKIKMDRVNDRVRSMFVKVKMEGYGIGRKVDLKAHDGYRSLSHALRKLFHNFLPVNYLEKSDEQSEEAFNDDFILLYQDIEGDQMLVGDIPWESFITSVEKLFIVQNPKKASCS; encoded by the exons ATGAAGTCCAATATCCAATTTGAATCGCATCATCCTctcacaccaccaccaccaccaccaccaccaccacccacaCCACAACAACAACAAGATGAAGTCCTCAAATTTGAGGTACTTCTCGCTTCTCAGGCTGATCACTCGACAAACTACAGCCTTGAGCTCAGTCTCGGCATCCCTAGCACTTCAAGCACAACCACAACCAGCAGCAGAGCTACCCGCAAAGCATGGACGGTCGACCCTTTGCCTGAAACACGACTCCATAATGGATTCACCCACCCATGGAGCCTCGCCGCTCGCCAACAGAAGGCAGTTTTGGAGCAATCAGCCCCCCATAAGCACAACCA GGTCGATGCTTCATCATTGATTCCGGTGGTTATCGGTTGGCCACCGGTGCATGCCCATCGAAAGAACAACTTAGACAGAACTCTAAGCTCGTTGAAGGTTGTTCACGAGACGAAAGAAGACAGAAATAATGTAAAAAGATCGAAGATCAAGATGGATCGAGTGAACGATCGAGTTCGATCAATGTTTGTAAAAGTGAAGATGGAAGGGTATGGCATTGGTCGAAAGGTCGACCTTAAAGCTCACGATGGCTACCGATCGCTCTCGCATGCCCTAAGAAAATTGTTTCATAACTTCCTCCCTG TTAATTATTTAGAGAAGTCAGATGAGCAAAGCGAGGAGGCTTTCAACGACGACTTCATTCTCCTCTACCAAGATATCGAAGGGGATCAGATGCTTGTTGGCGATATCCCTTGGGA GTCGTTTATCACTTCGGTGGAAAAGCTTTTCATAGTTCAAAATCCAAAAAAGGCTAGCTGTTCCTGA